One window of Brachybacterium ginsengisoli genomic DNA carries:
- the trxA gene encoding thioredoxin codes for MATLTLTSENHDTTVEDGIVLIDFWAGWCVPCQRFAPIFEESSESHEDVTFAKVDTEDQQDLAMRYGVTSIPTLVAYREGIPVFSQAGALPQSALEDLIGQVKNLDMDEVKKAYAEAQAAQD; via the coding sequence ATGGCTACGCTCACTCTGACCTCCGAGAACCACGACACGACCGTCGAGGACGGCATCGTCCTGATCGACTTCTGGGCGGGCTGGTGCGTGCCGTGCCAGCGCTTCGCCCCCATCTTCGAGGAGTCCTCCGAGTCCCACGAGGACGTCACCTTCGCGAAGGTCGACACCGAGGACCAGCAGGACCTGGCGATGCGCTACGGCGTCACCTCGATCCCGACCCTGGTCGCCTACCGCGAGGGCATCCCGGTGTTCTCGCAGGCCGGCGCCCTCCCGCAGTCCGCGCTCGAGGACCTCATCGGCCAGGTCAAGAACCTGGACATGGACGAGGTCAAGAAGGCCTACGCCGAGGCCCAGGCCGCACAGGACTGA
- the hisS gene encoding histidine--tRNA ligase — MAKIAALSGFPEWLPAERLVEQHVIDVFREVAELHGFSGIETRAVEPLDQLLRKGEIDKEVYVLRRLHAEEEDADAAREDRSRTLGLHFDLTVPLARYVLEHQNDLVFPLRRFQIQKVWRGERPQDGRFREFYQADLDVIGQDTLPGHIEAEVATVMAEILDRLPIPEFTIHANTRRLSEGFFRSLGLEDQSAVLRSLDKLPKIGPDAVRELLLGEAGATPEQAQACLDFASIRTRDASFAQQVRDLGGSGEMVEQGIAELTAVLERVEAAVPGVIMADLSIARGLDYYTGTVFETFVTGHESLGSVCSGGRYDALASDNRHTYPGVGLSIGLSRLVSRLLTAGLATASRPVPTCVLVSVADEQHRHLSDAAARALRGRGISCEVAPTAAKFGKQIRYADRRGIPFLWFPGVDGAADQVKDIRSGDQADADVEIWEPPVEDRTVQIRATAPEGPADPA, encoded by the coding sequence ATGGCGAAGATCGCCGCCCTGTCAGGATTCCCGGAGTGGCTCCCTGCGGAGCGTCTCGTCGAACAGCACGTGATCGACGTGTTCCGCGAGGTGGCCGAGCTCCATGGCTTCTCGGGCATCGAGACGCGCGCCGTCGAGCCGCTCGATCAGCTGCTGCGCAAGGGCGAGATCGACAAGGAGGTGTACGTCCTGCGACGCCTCCACGCCGAGGAGGAGGACGCGGACGCCGCGCGCGAGGATCGTTCGCGCACCCTGGGCCTCCACTTCGACCTGACGGTGCCGCTGGCCCGCTACGTGCTGGAGCACCAGAACGACCTGGTCTTCCCGCTGCGTCGTTTCCAGATCCAGAAGGTGTGGCGCGGCGAGCGCCCCCAGGACGGGCGCTTCCGGGAGTTCTACCAGGCGGATCTCGACGTGATCGGACAGGACACCCTGCCCGGGCACATCGAGGCAGAGGTCGCCACGGTGATGGCCGAGATCCTCGACCGTCTGCCGATCCCCGAGTTCACGATCCACGCCAACACCCGTCGGCTGTCCGAGGGGTTCTTCCGCTCCCTCGGGCTCGAGGACCAGTCCGCCGTCCTGCGCAGCCTGGACAAGCTGCCGAAGATCGGCCCGGACGCGGTGCGGGAGCTCCTGCTGGGCGAGGCCGGTGCAACCCCGGAGCAGGCGCAGGCCTGCCTGGACTTCGCGTCGATCCGCACGCGCGACGCCTCCTTCGCCCAGCAGGTGCGGGACCTCGGCGGCAGCGGGGAGATGGTCGAGCAGGGCATCGCCGAGCTCACCGCGGTCCTCGAGCGCGTCGAGGCCGCGGTGCCCGGAGTGATCATGGCCGATCTGTCCATCGCGCGCGGTCTGGACTACTACACCGGCACCGTGTTCGAGACCTTCGTGACCGGTCACGAGTCCCTCGGATCGGTCTGCTCGGGCGGCCGCTACGACGCCCTGGCCTCGGACAACCGCCACACCTACCCCGGCGTGGGACTGTCGATCGGTCTGTCCCGGCTGGTCTCCCGCCTGCTGACCGCCGGCCTGGCCACCGCCTCCCGGCCGGTGCCCACCTGCGTGCTGGTCTCCGTGGCGGACGAGCAGCACCGCCACCTCAGCGACGCGGCCGCCCGGGCGCTGCGCGGCCGCGGCATCTCCTGCGAGGTGGCCCCCACCGCCGCGAAGTTCGGCAAGCAGATCCGCTACGCCGACCGCCGGGGGATCCCCTTCCTCTGGTTCCCCGGCGTGGACGGAGCGGCGGACCAGGTCAAGGACATCCGCAGCGGCGATCAGGCCGACGCCGACGTCGAGATCTGGGAGCCGCCGGTCGAGGACCGGACGGTGCAGATCCGGGCGACCGCGCCGGAGGGGCCCGCCGACCCGGCCTGA
- a CDS encoding DUF349 domain-containing protein codes for MSESETPLPASTPDDQAPESSTAPVPDQDPSVEPSDAATSEPSAPADPTEAAQPDADQPLEPTPSDEPAAAGTAEEPGADASASEMESSADETPEAEPVEQQTPAPAAPRPAAPRPGAPRPTASGPRPGVPSPAALAAKKPSAALLPVAPPVTEYDPEQVAAAAAFGTVAEDGTVTVQDGTQVRTIGSTTETDHQTALEPFARGYLDLVAFLDLTQTTLNAPEHTQNELNRLLENLRKNMKEPQVVGDIPALRTRANELRELAKEKIRALEAKRAEGREESVRRRTEFVESIEALVATDPEQISWKNAGETMRQMVPSWKQMQSEDVSLDRPTEEALWKRLSAARATFDRMRKQFFSQLDAKHSEAAQVKEELIARAESMQESTDWGPTVRAYKDLMDEWRQAPRGSRKKDDAQWKRFKAAQDTFFQARNADLHETEAEQRENLAVKESLLVEAEAIDPSEDLEGAKKALRTVQDRWEEAGKVPRGDMRRIDDRLRTVERAVKNAEQDEWRRTDPRTKARVEGASSQLHSAIASYQDALDKAVAGGDPQKIAEAEAALEARKEWLAVIERSARDLG; via the coding sequence GTGAGCGAGTCCGAGACCCCTCTCCCCGCCTCCACCCCTGACGACCAGGCCCCGGAGTCGAGCACCGCTCCGGTGCCCGACCAGGACCCGTCGGTCGAGCCGAGCGACGCGGCGACCTCTGAGCCCTCCGCCCCGGCGGACCCGACGGAGGCGGCACAGCCGGACGCCGACCAGCCGCTCGAGCCGACCCCGTCGGACGAGCCCGCCGCCGCTGGAACGGCCGAGGAGCCGGGCGCCGACGCCTCCGCCTCCGAGATGGAGAGCTCCGCGGACGAGACGCCGGAGGCGGAGCCCGTCGAGCAGCAGACGCCCGCACCGGCCGCTCCCCGCCCCGCGGCGCCGCGTCCGGGAGCTCCCCGACCCACCGCCTCCGGGCCGCGTCCGGGCGTTCCCTCCCCGGCCGCCCTGGCCGCGAAGAAGCCGAGCGCCGCGCTCCTCCCCGTCGCCCCTCCGGTGACGGAGTACGACCCCGAGCAGGTCGCCGCCGCCGCGGCCTTCGGAACGGTCGCCGAGGACGGCACCGTCACGGTCCAGGACGGAACCCAGGTGCGCACCATCGGCAGCACCACCGAGACGGATCACCAGACCGCGCTGGAGCCCTTCGCGCGGGGCTATCTCGACCTGGTCGCCTTCCTCGATCTGACCCAGACCACGCTGAACGCTCCCGAGCACACGCAGAACGAGCTGAACCGGCTGCTCGAGAACCTGCGCAAGAACATGAAGGAGCCCCAGGTCGTCGGCGACATCCCGGCGCTCCGCACCCGTGCGAACGAGCTCCGCGAGCTGGCCAAGGAGAAGATCCGCGCCCTCGAGGCCAAGCGTGCCGAGGGTCGCGAGGAGTCGGTGCGGCGACGCACGGAGTTCGTGGAGTCCATCGAGGCCCTGGTCGCGACCGATCCCGAGCAGATCTCCTGGAAGAACGCCGGGGAGACCATGCGCCAGATGGTCCCGTCCTGGAAGCAGATGCAGTCCGAGGACGTCTCGCTGGATCGCCCCACTGAGGAGGCGCTGTGGAAGCGGCTCTCCGCGGCCCGCGCCACCTTCGACCGGATGCGCAAGCAGTTCTTCTCGCAGCTGGATGCGAAGCATTCCGAGGCCGCGCAGGTCAAGGAGGAGCTCATCGCCCGCGCGGAGTCGATGCAGGAATCCACCGACTGGGGCCCCACCGTCCGCGCCTACAAGGACCTGATGGACGAGTGGCGTCAGGCGCCGCGCGGCAGCCGCAAGAAGGACGACGCGCAGTGGAAGCGCTTCAAGGCCGCGCAGGACACCTTCTTCCAGGCCCGCAACGCCGACCTCCACGAGACCGAGGCCGAGCAGCGTGAGAACCTCGCCGTCAAGGAATCCCTCCTGGTCGAGGCCGAGGCGATCGATCCGTCCGAGGATCTGGAGGGGGCGAAGAAGGCGCTGCGCACCGTCCAGGACCGCTGGGAGGAGGCCGGCAAGGTCCCCCGCGGTGACATGCGACGGATCGACGACCGGCTGCGCACGGTGGAGCGGGCGGTGAAGAATGCCGAGCAGGACGAGTGGCGGCGCACCGACCCCCGCACCAAGGCGCGCGTGGAGGGAGCCTCCTCGCAGCTGCACTCCGCGATCGCCTCCTACCAGGACGCGCTGGACAAGGCCGTCGCCGGCGGCGACCCCCAGAAGATCGCCGAGGCCGAGGCCGCGCTCGAGGCGCGCAAGGAGTGGCTCGCGGTCATCGAGCGCTCGGCGCGCGATCTGGGCTGA
- a CDS encoding RelA/SpoT family protein has translation MPQEPASQPSRASAPSGAGRSPSSPSAVPSSPSPRGSSSTPRRTRSRLSFFSSRAGSAVDPLLAPLLETMAAVSPKESTDLVVRAYTVAEQAHRGQTRKSGDPYITHPVSVAMILAELGSPAEVVAAALLHDTVEDTDYSLDRLRGDFGEVIAVLVDGVTKLDKVTYGEAAQAETVRKMIVAMSRDVRVLLIKLADRLHNARTWKYVPAASAERKAKETLEIYAPLAHRLGLNTMKWELEDRSFQVLYPKVYEEIVSLVAQHAPAREQYLTTVSSQINEDLRKARIKAEVTGRPKHYYSIYQKMIVRGRDFSDIYDLVGVRVLVDTVRDCYGVLGTLHARWSPVQGRFKDYIALPKFNLYQSLHTTVIGPTGKPVEIQIRTREMHRRAEYGVAAHWKYKAMAGSTGGEVAPGGNDAAWLRQLMDWQKETTDSGEFLDSLRFEINTQEVYVFTPKGDVLALPQGATPVDFAYSVHTEVGHRTIGARVNGRLVSLESSLSTGDVVEVFTSKSPEAGPSRDWLGFVQSPRARSKIRHWFSKERREEALEKGKEELAKALRRQDLPMRRLLTHDTLATAADDLNLPSVDALYTSIGEGHTGAQHVVDKLRASFGGSIGAEEDLAEITMPSKVRSRAGRAEQHTSETDQGVIVDGHADLWVKLAKCCAPVPGDPIVGFITRGSGISVHHETCTNAIQLQEQQPDRMVDVAWSGRHGTAYLVHIKIEALDRPKLLTDIALVISEQQVNLHSASAQSNSDRLATSFFSFELADPSHLQSVLAHVRRIEGVYDVYRVTADGKPVGAAAPLSSS, from the coding sequence ATGCCGCAGGAGCCCGCATCCCAGCCCTCGAGGGCCTCGGCCCCGTCGGGCGCTGGACGCAGCCCGTCCTCGCCGTCCGCCGTGCCCTCCTCGCCGTCCCCCCGCGGCTCGTCCTCGACGCCGCGCAGGACCCGCTCGCGGCTGTCCTTCTTCTCCTCGCGCGCGGGATCCGCGGTCGACCCGCTGCTGGCTCCGCTGCTGGAGACCATGGCTGCGGTCAGCCCGAAGGAGAGCACCGACCTCGTCGTGCGGGCCTACACGGTCGCCGAGCAGGCGCATCGCGGCCAGACCCGCAAGAGCGGCGATCCGTACATCACCCACCCGGTGTCCGTCGCGATGATCCTCGCGGAGCTGGGCTCCCCGGCCGAGGTGGTGGCGGCGGCCCTCCTGCATGACACGGTCGAGGACACGGACTACTCGCTGGATCGGCTGCGCGGGGACTTCGGCGAGGTGATCGCCGTGCTCGTGGACGGCGTCACGAAGCTGGACAAGGTCACCTACGGAGAGGCGGCGCAGGCGGAGACCGTCCGCAAGATGATCGTGGCGATGAGCCGCGACGTGCGGGTGCTCCTGATCAAGCTCGCCGACCGTCTGCACAACGCCCGGACCTGGAAGTACGTTCCGGCGGCCTCGGCGGAGCGGAAGGCGAAGGAGACCCTCGAGATCTACGCGCCGCTCGCGCATCGTCTGGGTCTGAACACCATGAAGTGGGAGCTCGAGGACCGCTCCTTCCAGGTGCTGTACCCGAAGGTGTACGAGGAGATCGTCTCCCTGGTCGCCCAGCACGCACCGGCGCGGGAGCAGTACCTCACCACCGTCTCCTCGCAGATCAACGAGGACCTCCGCAAGGCCCGGATCAAGGCCGAGGTCACCGGCCGGCCCAAGCACTACTACTCGATCTACCAGAAGATGATCGTGCGCGGCCGGGACTTCTCCGACATCTACGACCTGGTCGGCGTGCGCGTGCTGGTGGACACCGTGCGCGACTGCTACGGGGTGCTGGGCACCCTGCACGCCCGCTGGTCCCCGGTGCAGGGCCGGTTCAAGGACTACATCGCCCTGCCGAAGTTCAACCTCTACCAGTCCCTGCACACCACCGTCATCGGACCCACCGGCAAACCGGTCGAGATCCAGATCCGCACCCGCGAGATGCATCGCAGGGCCGAGTACGGCGTGGCCGCGCACTGGAAGTACAAGGCGATGGCCGGCAGCACGGGCGGCGAGGTGGCACCCGGCGGGAACGACGCGGCCTGGCTGCGCCAGCTCATGGACTGGCAGAAGGAGACCACGGACTCGGGCGAGTTCCTGGACTCGCTCCGCTTCGAGATCAACACGCAGGAGGTGTACGTCTTCACCCCGAAGGGGGACGTGCTCGCCCTGCCCCAGGGGGCGACCCCCGTCGACTTCGCCTACTCCGTGCACACCGAGGTGGGCCATCGCACCATCGGCGCCCGCGTCAACGGCCGCCTGGTCTCGCTCGAGTCGAGCCTGTCCACCGGGGATGTGGTGGAGGTGTTCACCTCGAAGTCCCCGGAGGCCGGGCCCAGCCGCGACTGGCTCGGCTTCGTGCAGTCGCCGCGCGCCCGCAGCAAGATCCGTCACTGGTTCTCCAAGGAGCGGCGGGAGGAGGCCCTCGAGAAGGGCAAGGAGGAGCTCGCCAAGGCGCTGCGCCGCCAGGACCTGCCCATGCGCCGCCTGCTGACCCACGACACCCTCGCCACCGCCGCGGATGATCTGAACCTCCCCAGCGTGGACGCCCTCTACACTTCGATCGGTGAGGGCCACACCGGCGCACAGCACGTCGTGGACAAGCTGAGGGCCTCCTTCGGCGGCTCGATCGGTGCCGAGGAGGATCTCGCGGAGATCACCATGCCGTCCAAGGTGCGCTCGCGCGCGGGACGGGCGGAACAGCACACCTCGGAGACCGATCAGGGCGTCATCGTGGACGGCCATGCCGATCTCTGGGTCAAGCTCGCGAAGTGCTGCGCCCCGGTCCCCGGTGATCCGATCGTCGGCTTCATCACCCGTGGATCCGGCATCTCCGTGCACCACGAGACGTGCACGAACGCCATCCAGCTGCAGGAGCAGCAGCCGGATCGGATGGTCGACGTCGCCTGGTCGGGGCGCCATGGCACGGCCTATCTCGTCCACATCAAGATCGAGGCGCTGGATCGCCCGAAGCTGCTCACGGACATCGCCCTGGTGATCTCCGAGCAGCAGGTGAACCTGCACTCCGCCTCGGCGCAGTCCAACAGCGATCGGCTGGCCACCAGCTTCTTCTCCTTCGAGCTGGCGGACCCATCGCATCTGCAGTCCGTGCTCGCGCACGTCCGGCGGATCGAGGGCGTGTACGACGTCTACCGCGTCACCGCCGACGGCAAGCCGGTCGGCGCCGCGGCGCCTCTGTCCTCCTCCTGA